A stretch of Brassica napus cultivar Da-Ae chromosome C6, Da-Ae, whole genome shotgun sequence DNA encodes these proteins:
- the LOC106402396 gene encoding zinc finger BED domain-containing protein DAYSLEEPER, producing the protein METALEVYNDVDKRSPETQPIKRRKKQSKVWEHFTIQFTQPGCRRAFCIGCNQSFAYSNGSKVAGTSHLKRHIDKGTCPALVHHHNTQDNNEMMTPHTAKSEIPYTDKSETPRRRRCRTHDTSACVVFDQDKCRHEIAKMITMHDYPLHMVEHPGFVSFVHTLQPNFFDALSFNNVQGDCVATYLAEKQNVIRSLEGIPGRFCLTLDFWTSKLTLGYVFITCHFIDNDWKIQKKLLNVLMEPYPESEQALSLAVANCVSEWGLEGKLFSVTFNHPASKPAAENIRPLLCIKNPGILNGQMVIGNCVARTFSGLAKDVLDKGKDVIKKVRDCVKHVKTSESHEERFVALMEQLQLPGEKVLSLDDQTQWDTTYKMLVAASELKEAFSCLDTADPDFKQPPPSTEDWSHVETLCTLLKPLLEAASTLQTTGSPSAVTFFHEVWKTHSDLSRSIAGDDPYVAGIAKTMKEKADKYWRECSLVLAMAVVMDPRFKMKLVEFSFSKIFGEDAGKNINTVDDGIHELFSEYVALSAPVKAASEDELSEFDKYIIKETAGKNLKSELDQYLEETLLPRVQEFDVLEWWKQNKLKFPTLSKMARDILAIPVSAAAFDYVFDVEPREMDEYKTSLRPETVEALISAREWLRESDASSGADVQMSSAIVKAET; encoded by the coding sequence atgGAAACAGCACTGGAGGTATACAATGACGTTGACAAGAGATCACCAGAGACACAACCCATCAAGCGACGCAAGAAGCAGTCAAAGGTCTGGGAACACTTCACTATCCAGTTTACACAGCCAGGTTGCAGAAGGGCTTTCTGCATAGGCTGTAACCAGAGCTTTGCTTACAGCAACGGCTCCAAAGTAGCTGGCACGAGCCATCTCAAGCGTCACATTGATAAAGGCACTTGTCCTGCACTTGTTCATCATCATAATACCCAGGACAACAATGAGATGATGACACCCCACACTGCCAAGAGTGAGATACCCTACACAGATAAGAGTGAGACACCTAGGAGGAGGCGTTGCCGAACCCATGACACAAGTGCTTGTGTTGTGTTTGATCAGGACAAGTGTCGCCATGAGATTGCCAAGATGATCACTATGCATGACTACCCTCTTCACATGGTTGAGCATCCAGGGTTCGTCTCCTTCGTGCATACTCTCCAGCCTAACTTCTTTGACGCTCTCAGCTTCAACAATGTTCAAGGAGACTGTGTGGCGACTTACCTTGCGGAAAAACAGAATGTCATCAGGTCTTTAGAAGGGATCCCAGGACGCTTCTGTCTCACGCTGGACTTCTGGACATCCAAGCTAACTCTTGGTTATGTGTTTATAACCTGCCATTTCATTGACAATGATTGGAAGATACAAAAGAAGCTTCTCAACGTTTTGATGGAACCTTATCCAGAATCTGAACAAGCTCTGAGTCTTGCTGTTGCTAATTGTGTTTCTGAATGGGGTCTGGAGGGCAAGTTGTTTAGCGTTACCTTCAACCATCCGGCGAGTAAGCCTGCAGCTGAAAATATCAGACCTCTActatgcatcaagaaccctggGATTCTGAATGGTCAGATGGTGATAGGAAACTGCGTTGCGCGAACATTCAGTGGCCTTGCTAAAGATGTGCTGGATAAAGGGAAAGATGTGATCAAGAAGGTCCGTGACTGTGTGAAGCACGTGaaaacctcagagtcccatgaGGAGAGGTTTGTTGCGCTCATGGAACAGCTTCAACTTCCAGGCGAGAAGGTACTTTCTCTTGATGATCAGACGCAATGGGACACAACGTATAAGATGCTTGTGGCTGCTTCAGAGTTAAAGGAAGCGTTCTCTTGCTTAGACACTGCTGATCCTGACTTCAAGCAACCTCCTCCTTCGACAGAAGATTGGAGCCACGTGGAGACACTTTGCACACTCCTGAAGCCTCTTCTCGAAGCGGCCTCTACTCTTCAGACAACTGGAAGTCCCTCTGCTGTTACGTTCTTCCATGAAGTGTGGAAGACGCACTCAGATCTGTCTAGGTCCATAGCCGGAGATGATCCTTACGTCGCGGGTATTGCTAAAACCATGAAAGAGAAGGCTGACAAGTACTGGAGAGAGTGTAGCTTGGTTTTGGCAATGGCGGTTGTGATGGATCCTCGGTTCAAGATGAAGCTCGTGGAGTTCAGTTTCTCCAAGATATTCGGTGAAGACGCTGGGAAGAACATCAATACCGTGGATGATGGGATCCACGAGCTCTTCAGCGAGTACGTGGCACTCTCGGCCCCGGTGAAAGCGGCCTCTGAAGATGAACTGTCAGAGTTCGACAAATACATAATAAAGGAGACGGCAGGGAAGAATCTGAAGTCAGAGCTGGACCAGTACCTTGAGGAAACGCTGTTACCACGGGTTCAGGAGTTTGATGTTCTCGAGTGGTGGAAACAGAACAAGCTCAAGTTCCCAACATTGTCGAAGATGGCTAGAGACATCCTCGCTATTCCTGTCTCGGCTGCAGCCTTTGACTATGTCTTTGACGTGGAACCGAGGGAGATGGATGAGTACAAGACGTCACTGAGGCCTGAGACTGTGGAGGCTCTTATTTCCGCGAGGGAATGGCTACGTGAGAGTGATGCTTCTTCTGGAGCAGATGTGCAAATGTCAAGTGCTATTGTCAAAGCTGAAACATAG